CCATCAATGTGATCAGTCTGATTTCAGTGATAGGCGTTGCCGTGGCTACGATGGCACTGGTGGTTGTGCTGAGTGGCTTCAACGGTTTCTCGGATCTCTTTGCCTCGTTCTTTACCAACTTCGATCCACAGCTGAAGATAGAAGCAACGAAGGGAAAGGCAGCAGCGGCCGACGACCCGATTCTGGAGAAAATCAAGTCGCTGCCATCCGTAGCCGTTGCCACGAAGTGTGTCTCCGATCAGGCTATGGCTACCTACAACGGCAAGCAACTGATGGTTACGGTAAAGGGAGTGGAAGACAACTTCGATTCGCTTACCAACATCAGCAACATTCTCTATGGCGACGGCGATTTCAGGCTCCACATTGCCAATCTTGAATACGGCATCGTCGGCATTGGCGTGGCAGAATCGCTCGGAACCACTGTTGAATGGCGCGACTATCTGCGCATCTACGCGCCACAGCGCAAGGGGCAATACGATATGTCGAACCCGACGAATGCCTTCGTGGCAGACTCTTTGATTTCGCCGGGTGTGATATTTCAGGTAAAAAACAACAAATACGCAAACCACATCATCACTTCCATCGGGTTTGCCCGGAGAATCTTCAACCGTCAGGGCGAGATAACCTCGCTCGAACTTCGCCTGAAAGCAGGGGAAGACATAGAAAAGACGAAGAAACAGATACAGGAATTGGCAGGCGATGCGTTTACAGTAAAGGACAGATACGAACAACAGGCCGACACTTTCAACATTATGCGCATTGAAAAGCTCTTTGCCTACGTATTTCTTACCTTTATATTAATGGTGGCGTGCTTCAATATCATCGGTTCGCTCTCAATGTTGATGATCGACAAGAAGGAAGACATACAGACTTTGCGCAATCTCGGTGCAACGGACAAGCAGATTAATCAGATATTTCTCTTTGAGGGGCGTATGATTTCTGCCTTCGGTGCATTCATCGGAATCGCCGTCGGACTGCTCCTGTGCTGGCTTCAGCAGGTTTACGGAATTGTCCGGCTCGGCGATCAGGCGGGAAACTTCGTTGTAAACGCCTACCCTATCAGTGTGCATCCGTGGGACATCGTTGCCATTTTCCTTACCGTGATTGTCATCGGATGGCTCGCCGTGTGGTATCCTGTGAGATATATGAGCCGAAAACTCACAAAATAGGAACGCGCTCTACCTATTTATAGATAGCCATCAGCCCGACATTGCATCGACATCAGCTCGCTTATATATTGCCATTAGCCCATTGGCTAATGGCTTTTTCGTATTCATCGGTTCAGAAAATAATCCCTCTCAAAAGACATTATCATTAACAAGACATTATTACGAAATAATCGTAATAATCTATTTATCAGTAAAAATATCTCTTTAATTTGCATTTATTAACGTCTAAAACTTGACATTACTACGAAAAGTTCGTAGCTTTGCGACAGATAAAAACTTAAATGGATTGACAATGGAGAAATTAACGAAACAGGAAGAGGAAGTAATGCTGCTCATCTGGAAGCTGGAATCCTGCACAGTGAAGCAGGTTTTGGAACTGATACCCGAGCCAAAACCACCCTACACAACGCTCGCCTCTACCATAAACAACCTGAAACGGAAGGGATACCTCAACGCCGAACAGAAAGGAGTTACCTATATTTTCACACCGAACATCAGGCAGAGCGAATACAAAAAGGAATTTATGACGAGCTTCGTGGGCGACTATTTCAAAAATTCGTTTCGCGAAATGGTGTCATTCTTCGCAAAGGAGCAGAAGATTACGCCCGAAGAACTGAAGGACATCATCAGAGAAATAGAGAAATAAATGCTGAATGAGGGAACGTTCATTGCAGAATAAGGATACCCTCATTGCTCCGGCATTCAGTATATAATCCAACATTCCCAAACAAAACTGCCCTATGATCTATCTCCTCAAAGTAAACATTGCGCTAATAGTGCTCTTCGGCTTCTACAAGCTGATATTCTCTGGCGACACCTTCTTCCATTGGAGACGTGCCAGTTTGCTGTGCATCTATTTCATAGCGATGCTCATTCCGGGGCTTAACTTCTCTTACTGGATCAGCTCAAACACGGAAATGCAGTCTATGGCAAACTCCTATGCGGCGAACGTGCTGCCGGCAATCACTATAACGCCGCAACAGGAACAGGGCATCGGATGGCAGAGCATCTTTCTGTGGGGCTACGCTGCCGTTGTCGCTCTCCTATTGCTGCGGTTCGCAGCGCAGGT
The Prevotella sp. HUN102 genome window above contains:
- a CDS encoding FtsX-like permease family protein — its product is MNFPFYIARRYLLSKKSTHAINVISLISVIGVAVATMALVVVLSGFNGFSDLFASFFTNFDPQLKIEATKGKAAAADDPILEKIKSLPSVAVATKCVSDQAMATYNGKQLMVTVKGVEDNFDSLTNISNILYGDGDFRLHIANLEYGIVGIGVAESLGTTVEWRDYLRIYAPQRKGQYDMSNPTNAFVADSLISPGVIFQVKNNKYANHIITSIGFARRIFNRQGEITSLELRLKAGEDIEKTKKQIQELAGDAFTVKDRYEQQADTFNIMRIEKLFAYVFLTFILMVACFNIIGSLSMLMIDKKEDIQTLRNLGATDKQINQIFLFEGRMISAFGAFIGIAVGLLLCWLQQVYGIVRLGDQAGNFVVNAYPISVHPWDIVAIFLTVIVIGWLAVWYPVRYMSRKLTK
- a CDS encoding BlaI/MecI/CopY family transcriptional regulator encodes the protein MEKLTKQEEEVMLLIWKLESCTVKQVLELIPEPKPPYTTLASTINNLKRKGYLNAEQKGVTYIFTPNIRQSEYKKEFMTSFVGDYFKNSFREMVSFFAKEQKITPEELKDIIREIEK